The following proteins are encoded in a genomic region of Lemur catta isolate mLemCat1 chromosome 10, mLemCat1.pri, whole genome shotgun sequence:
- the SPIN1 gene encoding spindlin-1 isoform X1, whose translation MKTPFGKTPGQRSRADAGHAGVSANMMKKRTSHKKHRSSVGPSKPVSQPRRNIVGCRIQHGWKEGNGPVTQWKGTVLDQVPVNPSLYLIKYDGFDCVYGLELNKDERVSALEVLPDRVATSRISDAHLADTMIGKAVEHMFETEDGSKDEWRGMVLARAPVMNTWFYITYEKDPVLYMYQLLDDYKEGDLRIMPDSNDSPPAEREPGEVVDSLVGKQVEYAKEDGSKRTGMVIHQVEAKPSVYFIKFDDDFHIYVYDLVKTS comes from the exons GCCATGCTGGTGTATCTGCAAACATGATGAAGAAGAGGACGTCCCACAA AAAACATCGGAGCAGTGTGGGGCCGAGCAAACCTGTTTCCCAGCCCCGGCGGAACATCGTAGGCTGCAGGATTCAGCATGGGTGGAAAGAGGGGAATGGCCCTGTTACCCAGTGGAAAGGAACCGTTCTGGACCAGGTGCCTGTAAATCCTTCTTTGTATCTTATAAAATACGATGGATTTGACTGTGTTTATGGACTAGAACTTAATAAAGATGAAAGAGTTTCTGCGCTCGAAGTCCTCCCTGATAGAGTTG CCACATCTCGAATCAGTGATGCACACTTGGCAGACACAATGATTGGTAAAGCGGTGGAACATATGTTTGAGACAGAGGATGGCTCTAAAGATGAGTGGAGGGGAATGGTCTTAGCACGTGCACCTGTCATGAACACGTGGTTTTACATTACCTACGAGAAAGACCCTGTCTTGTACATGTACCAGCTCTTAGATGATTACAAGGAAGGCGACCTTCGCATTATGCCTGATTCTA ATGATTCACCTCCAGCAGAAAGGGAACCAGGAGAAGTTGTGGACAGCCTGGTAGGCAAACAAGTGGAATATGCCAAAGAAGATGGCTCGAAAAGGACTGGCATGGTCATTCATCAAGTAGAAGCCAAGCCCTCCGTCTATTTCATCAAGTTTGATGATGATTTCCATATTTATGTCTACGATTTGGTGAAAACATCCTAG
- the SPIN1 gene encoding spindlin-1 isoform X2, with translation MMKKRTSHKKHRSSVGPSKPVSQPRRNIVGCRIQHGWKEGNGPVTQWKGTVLDQVPVNPSLYLIKYDGFDCVYGLELNKDERVSALEVLPDRVATSRISDAHLADTMIGKAVEHMFETEDGSKDEWRGMVLARAPVMNTWFYITYEKDPVLYMYQLLDDYKEGDLRIMPDSNDSPPAEREPGEVVDSLVGKQVEYAKEDGSKRTGMVIHQVEAKPSVYFIKFDDDFHIYVYDLVKTS, from the exons ATGATGAAGAAGAGGACGTCCCACAA AAAACATCGGAGCAGTGTGGGGCCGAGCAAACCTGTTTCCCAGCCCCGGCGGAACATCGTAGGCTGCAGGATTCAGCATGGGTGGAAAGAGGGGAATGGCCCTGTTACCCAGTGGAAAGGAACCGTTCTGGACCAGGTGCCTGTAAATCCTTCTTTGTATCTTATAAAATACGATGGATTTGACTGTGTTTATGGACTAGAACTTAATAAAGATGAAAGAGTTTCTGCGCTCGAAGTCCTCCCTGATAGAGTTG CCACATCTCGAATCAGTGATGCACACTTGGCAGACACAATGATTGGTAAAGCGGTGGAACATATGTTTGAGACAGAGGATGGCTCTAAAGATGAGTGGAGGGGAATGGTCTTAGCACGTGCACCTGTCATGAACACGTGGTTTTACATTACCTACGAGAAAGACCCTGTCTTGTACATGTACCAGCTCTTAGATGATTACAAGGAAGGCGACCTTCGCATTATGCCTGATTCTA ATGATTCACCTCCAGCAGAAAGGGAACCAGGAGAAGTTGTGGACAGCCTGGTAGGCAAACAAGTGGAATATGCCAAAGAAGATGGCTCGAAAAGGACTGGCATGGTCATTCATCAAGTAGAAGCCAAGCCCTCCGTCTATTTCATCAAGTTTGATGATGATTTCCATATTTATGTCTACGATTTGGTGAAAACATCCTAG